Proteins from a genomic interval of Paenibacillus lentus:
- the licT gene encoding BglG family transcription antiterminator LicT, giving the protein MKIKKIFNNNVILLVDDNGDEMIVMGKGIGYNKHNSSTVDFSQVDKRFVLEKGVSDKLIGLVSEIPTEHLELSNEIIEYAEQQLSVKFSDNIYITLTDHISFALTRFPEGLFVKNALLWEIKQFYKAEFEVALKSLDIIETKMGVRLPEDEAGSIALHFVNAQQKGQDMKQTYTMTKIVNDLSNIVKYHFGIKIDESSINYSRFLTHLRYFAYRVLHDELIPDESDSLFEHVRDKYPESYACAKKMIHYFENNYSKKLTNEELVYFIIHIHRVTSREN; this is encoded by the coding sequence ATGAAGATCAAGAAGATTTTTAACAACAACGTCATATTGCTTGTCGATGACAATGGTGATGAAATGATTGTGATGGGAAAAGGAATTGGATACAACAAGCATAATAGCTCCACGGTTGATTTCTCCCAAGTGGACAAGAGGTTTGTGCTAGAGAAGGGTGTATCTGATAAACTGATTGGTCTGGTAAGTGAGATCCCGACAGAGCATTTGGAATTATCGAATGAAATTATAGAGTACGCAGAGCAGCAATTATCCGTTAAATTTAGCGACAATATTTATATTACATTAACTGACCATATAAGCTTTGCGTTAACGAGGTTCCCTGAGGGATTGTTCGTGAAAAATGCGCTGCTGTGGGAGATCAAACAGTTCTATAAGGCAGAATTTGAAGTCGCCTTAAAATCACTGGATATTATTGAGACTAAAATGGGAGTTCGGCTCCCAGAAGATGAGGCGGGCTCCATCGCTCTGCATTTCGTTAATGCCCAGCAAAAAGGGCAGGACATGAAGCAGACGTATACGATGACGAAAATTGTAAACGATTTATCCAATATTGTGAAATATCATTTTGGAATTAAAATTGACGAAAGCTCGATTAATTACAGCCGATTTCTAACCCATCTGAGGTATTTTGCGTATCGGGTTCTGCATGATGAATTGATTCCAGACGAGAGTGATTCATTATTTGAGCATGTTAGGGACAAATATCCAGAATCATATGCTTGTGCCAAGAAGATGATCCATTATTTTGAGAACAATTATTCCAAGAAGTTGACAAATGAAGAGCTGGTTTATTTTATCATTCACATTCATAGAGTAACCAGCCGTGAAAACTGA
- a CDS encoding ChbG/HpnK family deacetylase — protein MRLIINADDYGMTENISKGILQGMREGTITDTSALTNSVHFEKSAELAQKAGITEMGVHLNLTFGKPILDAAQVRSIVDGDGNFYRKPGLIPSSYNALEVKLELTAQIEKFLATGLTLNHLDTHHGFSIKDAQMMGIVIELAKEYNVPMRRDDQLSPELQGSIPGAGVKGTDVLCGDMSASFVSEAWLRSVLEKYKDTNYTVEIAGHPGYSDEELRNISSLCDEREQDLALFMNKDLQQYIRQQGIELIRYSQL, from the coding sequence ATGAGGCTGATCATAAATGCTGACGACTATGGAATGACGGAGAACATCAGTAAGGGGATCCTGCAGGGGATGAGGGAAGGCACCATTACAGATACTTCAGCGCTCACCAATTCGGTGCATTTTGAGAAAAGTGCTGAATTAGCCCAAAAAGCAGGAATTACGGAGATGGGCGTTCATTTAAATCTGACGTTTGGAAAGCCTATATTGGACGCTGCTCAAGTGAGAAGTATTGTTGATGGTGACGGTAATTTTTATAGAAAACCGGGTCTCATTCCTTCCTCTTACAATGCCTTGGAAGTGAAGCTTGAGCTTACAGCACAAATTGAAAAATTCCTCGCCACTGGACTGACCCTGAATCACTTGGATACGCATCATGGTTTTAGCATCAAGGATGCGCAAATGATGGGCATTGTTATTGAGCTGGCGAAAGAATATAACGTGCCTATGCGGAGGGATGATCAGTTATCTCCTGAACTGCAAGGGAGTATACCGGGAGCGGGTGTAAAAGGAACCGATGTGCTGTGCGGTGATATGTCTGCATCATTTGTGAGCGAGGCGTGGCTAAGATCCGTACTGGAGAAATACAAGGATACGAACTATACCGTTGAAATTGCTGGGCATCCCGGGTATAGCGATGAAGAGCTGCGGAATATTTCTTCGCTATGTGATGAACGAGAGCAGGATCTGGCACTGTTTATGAATAAAGATTTGCAGCAATATATCAGGCAGCAGGGGATCGAACTGATCCGTTATAGTCAGCTATGA
- a CDS encoding erythromycin esterase family protein, with translation MRLAKLLLAAGILLTLITACSTAGLDEVEKYATPVEDMDVPNDVTIIGLGEATHGNVEFQELKKTVFEALIKNENVRVFVLEGDFGAGQQINDYILHGNGTAKEAVFALDYGIYKTQQMIDLVEWLRQYNEAANEDDKVYFYGNDMQRYDASKKGLLAFYETVNEEMAKKYTAQLQHVSNDTMRNLTAEQLEELNGIIDDIVTDLQSHEDEYLVQTSPESYAFALQYANVMRQRTSLLGNDKQYTMLRDEYLAENVKWIVEFEAQRGHDKLFVSAHNGHIEKTSAAFGYKSMGDYLDEMYGNHYFAIGTDFINSTFQADHNGTNKRKNHTINNSDPFVKAFSEIESNIFYVDFELASNSKELAEIISQKQRMPNIGDDFSTWYKSSKKLYTLEMIPNEAYDGMIIVKEATPTTVME, from the coding sequence ATGAGACTTGCTAAATTATTACTAGCTGCTGGTATTTTACTAACCCTAATTACAGCTTGCAGTACTGCCGGGTTAGATGAAGTCGAGAAATATGCTACCCCTGTGGAAGATATGGATGTCCCTAATGATGTAACGATTATCGGCTTAGGAGAAGCCACACATGGGAATGTGGAATTTCAGGAATTGAAAAAGACTGTGTTCGAAGCATTAATTAAAAATGAAAATGTGCGAGTTTTTGTTTTAGAAGGTGATTTTGGAGCGGGTCAGCAAATTAATGACTACATACTGCATGGAAATGGGACAGCTAAAGAAGCGGTATTTGCTCTTGACTACGGCATTTATAAAACGCAGCAAATGATCGATTTGGTAGAATGGCTGCGTCAATATAACGAAGCTGCAAATGAGGATGACAAAGTATATTTTTATGGCAATGATATGCAGCGGTATGATGCTAGTAAAAAAGGGTTGCTGGCTTTTTATGAAACGGTGAATGAGGAAATGGCCAAAAAATACACTGCACAATTACAACATGTATCTAATGACACCATGCGTAATTTAACAGCCGAACAGCTAGAGGAACTGAACGGAATCATCGATGACATCGTCACGGATTTACAATCCCATGAAGATGAATATTTAGTACAGACATCCCCAGAATCCTACGCGTTTGCTCTGCAATATGCTAACGTCATGAGACAGCGTACAAGCCTTCTGGGGAATGACAAACAATATACGATGCTGCGGGATGAATACTTGGCGGAAAATGTAAAGTGGATCGTGGAATTTGAAGCACAACGTGGACACGATAAATTATTCGTCTCTGCACATAACGGACATATTGAAAAAACATCCGCCGCCTTTGGTTATAAATCCATGGGAGACTATTTGGACGAAATGTATGGGAATCATTATTTTGCCATTGGAACTGACTTTATAAACAGCACATTTCAGGCAGATCACAATGGAACTAATAAAAGAAAGAACCACACCATTAATAATAGTGATCCTTTTGTGAAGGCATTTAGTGAAATCGAAAGCAATATTTTTTATGTTGATTTTGAACTAGCGAGTAACTCAAAAGAACTCGCCGAAATTATATCGCAAAAACAGAGAATGCCGAACATCGGCGATGACTTTAGCACCTGGTATAAATCTTCAAAAAAGTTATATACCCTTGAGATGATACCGAATGAAGCATATGATGGGATGATCATCGTAAAAGAGGCAACACCGACGACGGTTATGGAATAA
- a CDS encoding DUF2628 domain-containing protein: protein MPPQPSQAPASGPPPVPSMPGPSPVPSSAPSYMPPPYGTYQQYSEDELTHLLRLHTNNDKYFEKVMRKSKWNWPIFLFGPIWLGYRKMYAECAMYVGTLSLISIFLMFLGSESSGGFAGVGIGMAILANQIYYKKSKKVIDQIMQSHNDPEVRRNLAIQKGGTSGWGIVYAIVIFIVSVIIEYLIEDTLL, encoded by the coding sequence GTGCCACCACAACCATCACAAGCGCCAGCATCAGGGCCGCCACCAGTGCCGAGCATGCCAGGACCATCACCCGTACCGTCATCAGCGCCATCCTACATGCCACCACCATATGGTACATATCAACAATATAGCGAGGATGAACTTACTCATTTACTAAGATTACATACAAATAATGATAAATATTTTGAAAAAGTGATGAGGAAATCGAAATGGAACTGGCCTATCTTCCTGTTTGGTCCCATTTGGCTCGGATATCGAAAAATGTATGCGGAGTGCGCAATGTATGTTGGAACTTTATCGCTGATATCGATTTTTTTAATGTTCTTAGGTTCAGAGTCGAGTGGTGGATTTGCAGGGGTGGGTATTGGGATGGCGATTTTGGCTAATCAAATATATTACAAAAAATCTAAAAAAGTGATTGATCAGATCATGCAATCTCATAATGATCCTGAAGTTCGTCGTAATCTAGCCATCCAAAAAGGTGGAACCTCAGGATGGGGGATTGTGTATGCCATTGTAATTTTTATTGTATCGGTTATTATAGAATACCTTATCGAGGACACGTTATTGTAG
- a CDS encoding LuxR C-terminal-related transcriptional regulator, producing MIIATKLHIPRPRSSLVARPRLFHRLQEGLNCALTVVTAPAGYGKTTLLSEWAISMESPVAWVSLDQGDNRRMCFWAHTFAALKQVCPSFDEQAVLRHAAEDATGDSLIAALVNGLHRISQTTLLVWDDFHYIEEASILKGIVYLLERLPPHVHLYIASRTSPPIPLSRIRAGSGLNRLDVRDLCFSPAETTEFFALCGGMDLSADEAIAVQEQTEGWAAAMRLAVLSLHEHENASSALMIRKMMGTERDISDYFFEEVLSQQSETLQQFLLQTSILARMNGELCKAVTGMAESNVYLQQLEQMSLFLVPLDEQREWYRYHHLFQQFLVAQLKIREPLRWKILHLDAGKWLEENDHLYEAMDHYLAGTGYEEALRLLETIAPTLMINEWSTLCIWLSAIPDSLLFARPMLFLSKLASQYMSGRIEAATEGYWWAVRRLEQNTDFLDPDTGRILQAGLAFLAAFRTFLDRDFDYAVQYSKEYIERHPEGDFFIGFGSGGDGYHPVWDIYVSDDSLAMAEQVLDPLLSIWSASRNMYFIAHLCIDFGKFLYERNRLDEAERYMRRARDIGEAHDNPSLSAIASLWLARIAVVHGDTERASVIIQELTKQPALKANPRLSGKLDWFRAMLARMQGKEKPVRQWQNPIGLRASDEIPLTMLKEYELLASLLTEQGKTEEAIILTDRILGIASNAGRQSDKIRLLVIKSRILALKGQVAQSIDVLEEALALAGPEGYIRTFVDEGAPLGHLLAQYLTLRQSQQHRPSRKVSLPYVKRLLRLIYPITGGMDSSSMEGNGGVLTAKEQAVLRLMEMGLSNKEIALQLNVSLATIKTHINNIYGKLQTKGRLQALERARTLKLF from the coding sequence ATGATCATCGCTACCAAATTACATATTCCCCGGCCGCGCTCATCGCTTGTTGCCCGGCCTCGTCTCTTTCATCGGCTCCAGGAAGGATTGAACTGTGCGCTGACTGTTGTTACAGCCCCTGCCGGATATGGCAAAACGACGCTCCTTAGTGAGTGGGCAATCTCGATGGAAAGTCCTGTCGCTTGGGTATCACTGGATCAGGGAGATAATCGCCGAATGTGCTTCTGGGCTCACACGTTTGCCGCGCTGAAGCAGGTTTGCCCGTCTTTTGATGAACAGGCTGTTCTTCGGCATGCCGCGGAAGACGCAACGGGGGATTCACTGATTGCCGCGCTTGTCAATGGCTTGCACCGTATATCGCAGACAACATTGCTTGTGTGGGATGATTTTCACTATATTGAAGAAGCCTCCATCCTGAAGGGAATTGTTTATTTATTAGAACGTCTGCCTCCTCATGTTCATCTTTATATCGCAAGTAGAACTAGTCCGCCCATTCCCCTCTCTAGAATAAGGGCAGGGAGCGGGCTGAACCGATTGGATGTAAGAGATCTCTGCTTCAGCCCGGCAGAAACGACTGAGTTTTTCGCATTATGCGGCGGGATGGATTTATCCGCTGATGAAGCGATAGCCGTACAGGAACAGACCGAAGGATGGGCAGCCGCGATGAGGCTGGCAGTTTTGTCGTTACACGAACACGAAAATGCCAGTTCAGCCTTAATGATCCGAAAAATGATGGGAACGGAGCGTGATATTTCGGATTATTTCTTCGAAGAAGTGTTATCCCAGCAGTCTGAAACGCTGCAGCAATTTCTGCTCCAGACTTCGATATTGGCGCGGATGAATGGCGAACTGTGCAAGGCGGTCACTGGCATGGCTGAGAGTAATGTATATTTGCAGCAGTTGGAACAAATGAGCCTGTTTCTGGTGCCTTTGGACGAGCAGCGGGAATGGTACAGGTACCATCATCTGTTCCAGCAATTTTTGGTCGCGCAGTTAAAAATACGGGAACCCCTGCGATGGAAAATACTGCACCTGGACGCGGGAAAATGGCTGGAGGAGAACGATCATCTATATGAAGCGATGGATCATTATTTAGCCGGTACAGGCTATGAGGAAGCGCTGAGGTTGTTGGAAACCATTGCGCCTACGCTCATGATTAATGAATGGTCGACCCTTTGCATATGGCTAAGCGCCATTCCCGATTCTCTGCTGTTTGCGAGGCCGATGCTGTTTTTATCCAAGCTGGCCTCCCAGTATATGTCCGGTCGCATTGAAGCAGCCACGGAAGGGTATTGGTGGGCGGTGCGTAGGCTGGAACAGAATACGGATTTCCTTGATCCTGACACTGGAAGGATACTCCAAGCCGGACTAGCTTTTCTGGCCGCATTCCGCACATTCTTGGATCGGGACTTTGACTATGCTGTGCAATACTCGAAGGAGTATATCGAAAGGCATCCAGAAGGGGATTTCTTCATTGGATTTGGGAGTGGCGGGGACGGCTACCATCCTGTGTGGGACATCTATGTGTCGGATGACAGTCTTGCAATGGCGGAACAGGTCTTAGATCCTTTACTGTCGATTTGGTCCGCAAGCCGGAATATGTATTTTATCGCTCATCTCTGTATAGATTTCGGTAAGTTTCTATATGAACGTAATCGACTGGACGAAGCGGAGAGGTACATGCGCCGAGCGCGCGATATCGGGGAAGCACATGACAATCCTAGTCTTTCGGCGATCGCGTCGCTTTGGTTGGCTCGTATTGCCGTCGTACATGGAGACACGGAGAGGGCAAGTGTCATCATTCAAGAGCTGACGAAGCAGCCTGCACTGAAGGCGAACCCCCGTTTGTCAGGAAAACTCGACTGGTTTCGGGCCATGCTAGCCAGGATGCAAGGAAAAGAGAAGCCTGTGCGACAATGGCAGAATCCGATCGGTTTGCGGGCAAGCGATGAAATTCCGCTAACGATGCTCAAGGAATATGAGCTGCTGGCTTCATTGCTGACAGAGCAGGGGAAAACCGAAGAAGCAATAATTTTAACCGATCGTATCCTCGGTATCGCGAGTAATGCCGGACGGCAAAGCGACAAAATTCGTCTGCTCGTCATTAAGAGCCGGATTCTCGCTTTGAAGGGACAGGTTGCCCAGAGTATAGATGTGCTGGAAGAAGCACTTGCTTTGGCAGGGCCGGAAGGATACATTCGTACCTTTGTTGATGAAGGAGCACCACTAGGTCATTTATTGGCTCAATATCTCACATTGCGTCAAAGTCAGCAGCATCGCCCCAGCCGAAAGGTTTCTTTACCGTATGTGAAACGATTGCTGCGGCTAATCTATCCTATTACGGGAGGAATGGATTCGTCCTCAATGGAAGGGAATGGGGGTGTTCTGACCGCCAAAGAACAAGCTGTGCTTCGGCTAATGGAAATGGGGTTGTCGAACAAAGAAATTGCGCTTCAGCTGAATGTTTCTTTGGCAACGATAAAAACGCATATTAACAATATTTATGGCAAATTACAGACCAAAGGCCGATTACAAGCATTGGAACGTGCCAGAACACTAAAGTTGTTCTGA
- a CDS encoding transposase, translated as MYILQESLFSFEELQKLEFKERLPIFFSALDLRPYAKELRSHSPRGADGHCRQGILRALLAAPLENMDTFSGLHRRLDMDLRFRYQCGLRLDRKAPSIATLSRVFTELTNKGLAKRLFEDLVTRCKQEGIIDGSHVAMDSAAIHAYEKKQPKRKSELTGNANWGAKFDSFGNKVKWFGYKLHLAVDTASELPLALSVTPAHVNDGDLAPALMEQVAADAKVKFFVFDAGYDQLKNYEAARKLKAQAIIPMNLRNEKEPPAGITSNGTPCCSMGFAMTYWGVDGDHLKFRCPHATGKVDCPLGMAACSSSNYGMVLKVDTKSDLRRYSSPHRNTKRWQELYKERTSVERCNSRMKTYLTADAMHVWGIEKVITHQYLNAIVLLASALAMAQKYRKVAA; from the coding sequence ATGTATATTCTACAAGAAAGTCTATTTTCCTTTGAAGAACTTCAAAAACTTGAATTTAAAGAACGTTTGCCTATCTTCTTCAGCGCCCTGGACTTACGGCCATATGCTAAAGAATTGAGAAGTCATTCACCCCGAGGTGCCGATGGGCACTGCCGACAAGGGATTCTTCGCGCATTGCTTGCAGCGCCGCTGGAGAACATGGATACATTTAGCGGCTTGCATCGTCGTCTGGATATGGATCTTCGTTTCCGTTACCAATGCGGACTCAGGCTTGATCGAAAAGCTCCATCAATCGCCACATTAAGCCGCGTTTTCACTGAGCTAACGAATAAGGGATTGGCAAAACGTCTGTTTGAGGATCTCGTCACACGCTGTAAGCAGGAAGGAATCATCGATGGAAGTCACGTGGCGATGGACAGCGCAGCGATCCATGCCTACGAGAAGAAACAGCCGAAGCGCAAAAGTGAGCTGACGGGGAATGCCAACTGGGGCGCGAAGTTTGACTCCTTTGGTAACAAGGTCAAGTGGTTCGGCTATAAGCTTCATCTTGCTGTCGACACCGCTAGCGAACTGCCCCTGGCCCTCTCGGTTACACCGGCTCATGTCAATGACGGTGATCTGGCACCCGCTCTTATGGAACAAGTGGCTGCCGATGCGAAAGTGAAGTTCTTTGTGTTTGATGCTGGGTATGACCAACTTAAAAACTATGAAGCGGCACGGAAGCTCAAAGCGCAAGCGATTATCCCGATGAATCTTCGCAATGAGAAGGAACCGCCTGCAGGTATAACATCTAACGGTACACCTTGCTGCTCCATGGGTTTTGCCATGACATACTGGGGAGTAGATGGCGATCACCTGAAATTCCGGTGTCCCCATGCGACCGGCAAGGTGGATTGTCCGCTGGGGATGGCAGCCTGTTCATCTTCCAACTATGGAATGGTGCTCAAGGTTGATACAAAAAGCGATTTGCGCCGTTATTCAAGTCCGCACCGGAACACGAAACGTTGGCAAGAACTTTACAAAGAAAGAACGAGTGTAGAACGCTGCAACTCCCGAATGAAAACCTATTTGACCGCAGACGCCATGCATGTTTGGGGCATAGAGAAAGTCATAACTCACCAATATTTAAATGCAATTGTATTGCTGGCTTCTGCCCTGGCAATGGCTCAGAAATACAGAAAAGTCGCTGCTTAA
- a CDS encoding DUF2812 domain-containing protein, which produces MKKFKMFFNIVEEEKWLNDQLQQGYRCTKISNSGIYTFEKVSKDYVVRLDYQDFLPKEKFIEYKTMYEDFGWSHIKGARFGAIQYWQKEAGDQNEIFSDRQSISHYYKRLMRYSLSLGLTLLVICFYLYNNGIYLTEGLWEMKGKLFWLAFLFETPFVLFRLIPLFLLFTFGLGFFKAYRQYAAFKEN; this is translated from the coding sequence ATGAAGAAATTCAAGATGTTTTTTAATATTGTTGAGGAAGAGAAATGGCTGAACGATCAATTACAACAAGGTTATCGTTGTACGAAAATCAGTAATTCAGGAATCTACACCTTTGAAAAAGTGAGCAAAGATTACGTCGTACGACTAGATTATCAAGACTTTTTACCGAAAGAGAAGTTTATAGAATATAAGACCATGTATGAGGATTTTGGATGGTCTCATATAAAGGGGGCACGCTTCGGAGCCATTCAATATTGGCAAAAAGAAGCCGGAGATCAAAATGAAATTTTCTCTGATCGCCAATCCATATCTCACTATTATAAACGGCTAATGAGATATTCCTTATCACTGGGACTTACACTTTTAGTGATCTGTTTCTACTTATACAACAACGGTATTTATTTAACGGAAGGCCTTTGGGAAATGAAGGGCAAACTATTTTGGTTAGCTTTTCTATTTGAAACCCCATTTGTGCTTTTCAGATTAATTCCATTATTTTTATTATTTACTTTTGGTCTGGGTTTCTTCAAAGCCTACCGGCAATACGCAGCATTCAAAGAAAATTAA
- a CDS encoding beta-glucoside-specific PTS transporter subunit IIABC, translated as MNHSQLAKDITELVGGKQNIQSLTHCATRLRFVLKNNSMADKKTLEQTSGVLKVVESGGQFQVVIGNDVSEVYKHIHGKEGFSESEEEVVKEKKGFWSSIFGLISGSLTPLIPVFAGAGLVKALLIVLERLGWIATDSGTYAILSAAGNSIFFFLPILLGVTIARVLNVNSYVAAAIGAALLEPNFTALLANGNSTHFMGISVPLVDYASSVFPMFIAVSIYSVLEKALKKIIHKNLQLFAVPFLSLVIMVPLTAMLIGPFAQYAGQGVGDAVNFLINSSPILAGIVLGGSWSFLVLFGLHWATVPIIINNLSAGGDYITPLAGMSIAASMGIALGVFLKTKNKDLKALSGSSFLSAILSGVTEPILYGIVLRYRKTIIYMVIAGAIGGAVVGALGVKLIVFNFFLNVFTMPAQSPMIYYIIGVLVSIIAGATCVVLFGHESKKDVPPTKGTDHGVSEATKASEVLEAGSESLVVSPLAGTAIPLNEVDDVVFSSESMGKGIAIIPSQGVLVSPVNGTVAVTMKSEHAIAVRSDDGVEILMHIGVDTVKLKGNHFSQKVKEGDRVKRGDVLIEFDMDQIKGEGFQLTTPIVVTNMDSFKDVVSQVQGTVEPLQHLFIVKK; from the coding sequence ATGAATCATTCACAATTGGCAAAGGATATTACAGAGCTTGTTGGCGGAAAACAAAATATTCAGAGCTTGACCCACTGCGCCACAAGATTACGGTTTGTTCTGAAGAACAACAGTATGGCGGACAAAAAGACGCTGGAGCAAACTTCGGGTGTGTTAAAGGTTGTTGAAAGTGGAGGACAATTTCAGGTCGTTATCGGTAATGATGTATCCGAGGTGTATAAACATATTCACGGAAAAGAAGGATTTTCCGAATCAGAAGAAGAGGTTGTGAAAGAGAAGAAGGGCTTCTGGTCCTCTATTTTTGGACTCATTTCGGGTAGTCTCACACCGCTCATCCCGGTATTTGCCGGTGCCGGTCTGGTCAAAGCACTGCTTATCGTACTGGAGAGATTAGGCTGGATCGCCACAGATAGCGGTACCTATGCAATTTTGTCGGCGGCGGGCAACTCTATCTTTTTCTTCCTTCCTATTCTGTTAGGGGTTACGATTGCTCGCGTCTTGAATGTCAACTCTTATGTAGCTGCTGCTATTGGGGCAGCGCTGCTTGAACCGAATTTTACAGCCTTGTTAGCGAATGGAAATTCAACTCACTTTATGGGGATTTCAGTTCCTTTAGTGGATTATGCATCATCTGTGTTCCCTATGTTTATCGCCGTAAGTATTTATTCGGTACTTGAGAAAGCACTAAAAAAAATCATTCACAAAAACCTGCAGTTGTTCGCCGTACCGTTCTTGTCACTCGTTATTATGGTTCCGTTAACAGCGATGTTGATCGGGCCATTCGCTCAATACGCCGGCCAGGGGGTCGGAGATGCGGTCAATTTCCTAATTAACAGCAGCCCGATCCTTGCGGGAATCGTTCTTGGCGGATCATGGTCTTTCCTAGTTCTGTTCGGCCTGCACTGGGCAACCGTGCCGATTATTATAAACAACCTTAGTGCGGGGGGAGACTACATTACCCCACTAGCAGGCATGTCTATTGCTGCTTCTATGGGTATAGCATTGGGAGTCTTCTTGAAGACAAAAAATAAAGATTTAAAAGCGTTAAGTGGTTCGTCGTTTCTATCCGCGATCTTGTCAGGTGTAACTGAACCGATCTTGTACGGTATCGTTCTGCGCTACCGGAAAACGATTATTTATATGGTTATTGCCGGTGCTATTGGTGGAGCTGTCGTAGGGGCCCTAGGCGTTAAGCTGATCGTATTTAACTTCTTCTTGAATGTATTTACGATGCCTGCACAAAGCCCGATGATATACTACATTATTGGTGTCCTGGTTTCCATTATTGCCGGAGCAACCTGTGTAGTTCTGTTTGGACATGAGTCGAAGAAAGACGTACCTCCCACCAAAGGAACAGATCATGGCGTGTCTGAAGCAACCAAAGCTTCTGAGGTTTTGGAAGCGGGCTCGGAGAGCCTCGTTGTAAGTCCGCTTGCTGGTACCGCTATTCCTTTGAATGAGGTTGATGATGTTGTCTTCTCTTCAGAATCTATGGGTAAAGGGATTGCGATTATTCCGTCACAAGGTGTCCTGGTATCCCCGGTGAACGGCACCGTAGCGGTGACGATGAAAAGCGAACATGCGATAGCAGTGAGATCGGATGATGGAGTGGAAATTTTAATGCACATTGGAGTAGATACCGTTAAGTTGAAGGGGAATCATTTCTCCCAGAAGGTAAAGGAAGGCGATCGAGTCAAGCGGGGCGATGTTCTGATTGAGTTTGACATGGACCAAATCAAAGGCGAGGGTTTCCAGCTGACCACTCCTATTGTCGTGACGAATATGGATTCGTTCAAAGATGTTGTTTCTCAGGTTCAGGGAACCGTAGAGCCACTCCAGCATCTGTTCATCGTTAAAAAATAA
- a CDS encoding NUDIX hydrolase, translated as MIVEDEFGKMYTLSENNQAVVMLAKQSDSFIFVQQYRRTVNDYVIQLPGGMVEAGEDLEVAVRREFLEEVGGQCGAIQYLGSLTPASWISNVVTHVLVVSHKF; from the coding sequence ATGATCGTAGAAGATGAATTCGGAAAAATGTATACCCTTAGCGAGAATAACCAAGCTGTCGTGATGTTAGCGAAACAATCCGATTCTTTTATATTTGTGCAGCAATATAGAAGAACAGTAAATGATTATGTAATTCAACTTCCCGGAGGGATGGTCGAGGCAGGTGAAGATCTGGAAGTAGCCGTTCGCCGGGAGTTTCTGGAGGAGGTTGGCGGTCAATGCGGAGCGATACAATATCTGGGCAGCCTGACTCCAGCTAGTTGGATAAGTAACGTAGTTACACATGTGTTGGTTGTGAGCCACAAATTCTAA
- a CDS encoding DUF1569 domain-containing protein: MKDIFNQADTMEILNQIDKLSPSSRSQWGKMDVAQLLAHCSAFNDIAMGETFPPRGWLGILIGTFVKPFFFNDKPPARNMSTIMIVEEKEFETEKVKLKQKNITSQNNGPEKCTSHPHPFFGKLTPEQWGIGLYKHLNHHLNQFGV; this comes from the coding sequence TTGAAAGATATCTTTAATCAAGCGGACACAATGGAGATCTTGAACCAAATAGACAAATTGAGTCCAAGTTCACGCTCTCAATGGGGTAAGATGGACGTTGCCCAATTGCTAGCTCATTGCTCAGCGTTTAATGACATTGCAATGGGAGAAACCTTTCCCCCAAGAGGTTGGTTAGGCATATTAATTGGAACGTTTGTGAAACCATTTTTCTTCAATGACAAGCCACCTGCCCGCAACATGTCTACAATTATGATTGTAGAAGAAAAAGAATTTGAAACAGAAAAAGTAAAACTAAAACAAAAAAATATAACATCCCAGAACAATGGGCCGGAAAAATGTACGTCTCATCCACATCCCTTTTTTGGAAAACTGACTCCTGAGCAATGGGGAATAGGATTATATAAGCACCTAAACCATCATTTAAATCAGTTTGGTGTTTAG